In Deltaproteobacteria bacterium, the DNA window TCATGTAGAGGCCTGTTCCCATCTCCACCGCACGTTGACAGAAATCAAAAAAAGGGGGGCCCGCGCCGGCGTCTCTTTGAATCCGGCCACCCCTCTTTGCCTTATAGAGCCGGCCCTCGAATACGCTGACCTGGTTTTAGTTATGACCGTCAACCCGGGATTCGGCGGTCAGGAATTTATCCCTGCAATGCTACCCAAGATAAAACAACTTCGTTCGCTGATTGACCGCAAGGGCTGGAACCTGGAGCTGGAAGTGGATGGAGGGATTAAAGTCGATAACATTGGAGCTGTGGCCAAGGCAGGAGCAGACGTATTTGTAAGTGGCTCGGGAATATTTAAGACTTCCGACTATGGTAAAACGATCACTGCCATGCGCGAGGAAATTAAAAAAGGAGCAATGCTATGAGGGGTAAGGAAATTAAATTCATCGACCTGAGTATTCCCATTGAATCCGTACCCAGTGATCCGGAGTTTATGATCCCGCAACTGGAATACACCGATCATCAGGGTGGGCTGGTTTCGGCGCAAGAACTGCTCGGTTGCCGCCCGGAAGATCTTCCTCTCGGTTTGGGGTGGGCCGTGGAAAAGATTGTACTCAGTACTCACTCCGGCACTCACCTGGATGCCCCCTGGCATTATGCCCCCATATCGGAAGGGAAAAAGGCGAAAACGATCGACCAGATTCCTTTAGAGTGGTGCTACGGAAACGGCGTTGTCCTGGATTTTCGCCGCAAGAAGGCGGGTGCCCTGATAACGGTTAAAGACTTGGAAAAAGCCTTAAAAAAAATTCGCTACCGGATCAAACCCCGGGATATTGTGCTGATCATGACCGGCGCCGACCGTTACTGGGGAAA includes these proteins:
- the rpe gene encoding ribulose-phosphate 3-epimerase — encoded protein: MPNEKFNKISPSILSADFSRLGGEVQAVEKAGADYIHVDVMDGHFVPNITIGPMILESLRKMTSLPLDVHLMIRNPDEFLTAFVEAGAGILTVHVEACSHLHRTLTEIKKRGARAGVSLNPATPLCLIEPALEYADLVLVMTVNPGFGGQEFIPAMLPKIKQLRSLIDRKGWNLELEVDGGIKVDNIGAVAKAGADVFVSGSGIFKTSDYGKTITAMREEIKKGAML
- a CDS encoding cyclase family protein, with translation MRGKEIKFIDLSIPIESVPSDPEFMIPQLEYTDHQGGLVSAQELLGCRPEDLPLGLGWAVEKIVLSTHSGTHLDAPWHYAPISEGKKAKTIDQIPLEWCYGNGVVLDFRRKKAGALITVKDLEKALKKIRYRIKPRDIVLIMTGADRYWGKPEYLVKGCGMGRESTLWLLEQGVKVVGIDAWSWDRPLP